From the genome of Haloterrigena sp. KLK7, one region includes:
- a CDS encoding helix-turn-helix domain-containing protein: MKYLDVRLRQPDRMLHPMQRFIREGDAVRYEELRTWNILGPEGDREYELFYAEADREAYVDAIEAVDSVRWYDLTPIDGDSFYVYICQETREEDVRWRQSFAALDLVIVPPVIYDSEAAFYMTVVGAGEDLQAMLEGLPDEIDVTVRAIGEYDRRHAPLTGDLTERQLEAVAAAVEVGYYAVPREAGLEAVAERLNCAASTAGTLLQKAQARVMQRLVRQRGRGLLEDETNATALDAEKQK, translated from the coding sequence ATGAAGTACCTCGACGTCCGGCTCCGCCAGCCCGACCGGATGCTCCATCCCATGCAACGGTTCATCCGCGAGGGAGACGCGGTCCGCTACGAGGAACTTCGCACGTGGAACATCCTCGGCCCCGAGGGCGACCGCGAGTACGAACTGTTCTACGCCGAGGCAGACCGCGAGGCGTACGTCGACGCCATCGAGGCCGTCGATTCGGTCCGCTGGTACGACCTGACGCCGATCGACGGCGACTCGTTCTACGTCTACATCTGCCAGGAGACCCGCGAGGAAGACGTGCGCTGGCGGCAATCGTTCGCCGCGCTCGATCTCGTCATCGTCCCGCCCGTGATCTACGACTCCGAGGCCGCGTTCTACATGACCGTCGTCGGCGCCGGCGAGGACCTGCAGGCGATGCTCGAGGGGCTGCCCGACGAGATCGACGTCACCGTCCGCGCGATCGGGGAGTACGACCGTCGGCACGCGCCGCTGACCGGTGATCTCACCGAGCGCCAGCTCGAGGCCGTCGCGGCCGCGGTCGAGGTCGGCTACTACGCGGTTCCGCGCGAGGCGGGACTCGAGGCCGTCGCCGAGCGGCTGAACTGTGCCGCGAGCACGGCCGGAACGCTCCTCCAGAAGGCGCAGGCGCGGGTGATGCAGCGACTCGTCCGACAGCGCGGGCGAGGTCTCCTCGAGGACGAGACGAACGCGACCGCCCTCGATGCGGAGAAACAGAAGTGA
- a CDS encoding PEMT/PEM2 methyltransferase family protein — protein MTDGPTSAVFVAGVGLALANLAGIVASASGLVSYWPPGERDWTYYVHWGISHSLNVVVLALTYLSWNSLGLPRGPSLAVGAALFVVGYAVAIAAGLDLGVEETKGLAGDLRTGGWYRYSRNPQYVGYVVATVGFALLANSELVAVVCVIYLGWWLSLPFAEEPWLRERYGEEYERYAERVPRFVGRRTVRALVGNRADETAVSDGG, from the coding sequence ATGACCGACGGGCCGACGAGTGCCGTCTTCGTCGCGGGCGTGGGCCTCGCACTGGCGAACCTCGCGGGAATCGTCGCCAGCGCGTCGGGGCTGGTCTCGTACTGGCCGCCGGGCGAACGAGACTGGACCTACTACGTCCACTGGGGGATCTCGCACTCGCTCAACGTCGTCGTGCTCGCGCTCACGTACCTCAGCTGGAACAGTCTCGGCCTGCCCCGCGGCCCGTCGCTGGCCGTCGGCGCCGCCCTGTTCGTCGTCGGCTACGCGGTCGCCATCGCGGCCGGACTGGACCTCGGCGTCGAGGAGACGAAGGGACTGGCCGGCGACCTGCGAACCGGCGGCTGGTATCGCTACTCGAGAAATCCCCAGTACGTCGGCTACGTCGTCGCGACGGTCGGCTTCGCGTTGCTGGCGAACTCCGAGCTGGTCGCCGTCGTCTGCGTGATCTACTTGGGCTGGTGGCTCTCGCTGCCGTTCGCCGAGGAGCCGTGGCTGCGCGAGCGGTACGGCGAGGAGTACGAGCGATACGCCGAGCGCGTGCCGCGATTCGTGGGGAGACGGACCGTTCGCGCACTCGTCGGGAATCGGGCAGACGAAACGGCGGTCAGCGACGGCGGGTGA
- the thrS gene encoding threonine--tRNA ligase, with the protein MSESDSQSQEQITVVLPDGSELEVDADATVEDCAYEIGPGLGRDTVAGKLDGELVAKEQPVYDGVELEIVTDQSDEYLEVMRHSAAHCLAQAVERLFDEDAVKLAIGPPTDEGFYYDFDNLEIDEEDLAEIEAEIEEIIAEDYEIEREDVSIEEAERRLEGEPYKLELLEEFADENDTVSFYKQGEWEDLCAGPHVDSTGEIGAVELLEIAGAYWRGDEENTMQTRIYGTAFEDESDLEAFLERKQEAEKRDHRRIGSEMNLFSIQDVTGPGLPLYHPPGKTVLKELEDFVESLNEDAGYDYVETPHVFKTDLWHRSGHYENYADDMFIFDVGDDEFGLKPMNCPGHAAIFQDQSWSYRDLPIRYAENGKVYRKEQRGELSGLSRVWAFTIDDGHLFIRPDQIRQEVEEIMDMITDVLETFDLDYEMALATRPEKSVGSDEIWDRAEEQLENVLENRAHDYEVEEGDGAFYGPKIDFAFEDAIGRSWDGPTVQLDFNMPERFDLNYVGEDNEEHRPVMIHRALYGSYERFFMMLIEHYEGRFPLWLAPEQVRVLPISDDNLGYAHRVANEFDDFRVEVDGRDSTLERKIRAAHDDRVPYQIIVGDNEEEDGNISVRDRFEDQEYDVEIEEFKQHLEDEIEEQRTRPDFLQD; encoded by the coding sequence ATGTCAGAATCAGATTCCCAGTCACAGGAACAGATAACGGTCGTACTGCCCGACGGATCCGAACTCGAGGTCGACGCCGACGCGACCGTCGAGGACTGCGCCTACGAGATCGGTCCCGGCCTCGGCCGCGACACGGTCGCCGGCAAACTCGACGGCGAACTCGTCGCCAAGGAGCAGCCGGTTTACGACGGCGTCGAACTCGAGATCGTCACCGACCAGTCGGACGAGTACCTCGAGGTCATGCGCCACTCCGCGGCCCACTGTCTCGCCCAGGCCGTCGAGCGGCTGTTCGACGAGGACGCGGTCAAACTCGCCATCGGCCCGCCGACGGACGAGGGCTTCTACTACGACTTCGATAACCTCGAGATCGACGAGGAAGACCTCGCGGAGATCGAAGCGGAGATCGAGGAGATCATCGCCGAGGACTACGAGATCGAGCGCGAGGACGTCTCGATCGAGGAGGCCGAACGACGCCTCGAGGGCGAGCCCTACAAGCTCGAACTGCTCGAGGAGTTCGCCGACGAGAACGACACCGTCTCCTTCTACAAACAGGGCGAGTGGGAGGACCTCTGTGCCGGCCCGCACGTCGACTCGACGGGCGAGATCGGCGCCGTCGAGTTGTTGGAAATCGCGGGCGCCTACTGGCGCGGCGACGAGGAGAACACGATGCAGACGCGCATCTACGGCACCGCCTTCGAGGACGAGAGCGACCTCGAGGCGTTCCTCGAGCGCAAACAGGAAGCCGAGAAGCGCGATCATCGTCGGATCGGATCGGAGATGAACCTGTTCTCGATTCAGGACGTCACCGGCCCCGGACTGCCGCTGTATCACCCGCCGGGGAAGACCGTCCTCAAGGAGCTCGAGGACTTCGTGGAGAGCCTCAACGAGGACGCGGGCTACGACTACGTCGAGACGCCCCACGTCTTCAAGACGGATCTCTGGCACCGCTCGGGCCACTACGAGAACTACGCCGACGACATGTTCATCTTCGACGTGGGCGACGACGAGTTCGGCCTGAAGCCGATGAACTGTCCCGGCCACGCCGCCATCTTCCAGGACCAGTCCTGGTCGTACCGCGACCTCCCCATTCGCTACGCGGAGAACGGGAAGGTCTACCGCAAGGAGCAACGCGGCGAGCTGTCGGGCCTCTCGCGGGTCTGGGCCTTCACGATCGACGACGGCCACCTGTTCATCCGGCCCGACCAGATCAGACAGGAGGTCGAGGAGATCATGGACATGATCACCGACGTCCTCGAGACGTTCGACCTCGACTACGAGATGGCCCTCGCCACCCGGCCCGAGAAGTCGGTCGGCTCCGACGAGATCTGGGACCGCGCGGAGGAGCAACTCGAGAACGTCCTCGAGAACCGCGCCCACGACTACGAGGTCGAGGAGGGCGACGGCGCGTTCTACGGGCCGAAGATCGACTTCGCGTTCGAGGACGCCATCGGTCGCTCGTGGGACGGCCCCACGGTCCAACTCGACTTCAACATGCCCGAGCGGTTCGACCTGAACTACGTCGGCGAGGACAACGAGGAGCACCGCCCGGTCATGATCCACCGCGCGCTGTACGGCAGCTACGAGCGGTTCTTCATGATGCTCATCGAGCACTACGAGGGTCGGTTCCCGCTGTGGCTCGCGCCCGAACAGGTCCGCGTGCTGCCGATCTCCGACGACAACCTCGGCTACGCCCACCGCGTCGCCAACGAGTTCGACGACTTCCGCGTCGAGGTCGACGGCCGCGACTCCACCTTGGAGCGGAAGATCCGCGCGGCCCACGACGATCGGGTCCCCTACCAGATCATCGTCGGCGACAACGAGGAGGAAGACGGCAACATCTCCGTCCGCGATCGCTTCGAGGACCAGGAGTACGACGTCGAGATCGAGGAGTTCAAACAGCACCTCGAGGACGAAATCGAGGAGCAGCGGACCCGGCCCGACTTCCTGCAGGACTGA
- a CDS encoding HAD family hydrolase: MTVNAVLFDLDNTFYPYPPCHRAGSDAALETARDRGYDVDRDSFEALYRDGRREVKRELSGTAATHNRFCYFKRALERRVGEPRPADALALGEAYWEAYVDAIALFPGVTETLETLRERGIDVGVVTNLTTRVQLEKLAALGLEESIDLLLTSEETGREKPGSVMFTLPLSRLGSRPSEAVMVGDDIEADVAGANAVGLETVLFDPDLDTESDGDPAGGVDPLAGDREPDHRIDDFAAVLEVIE; the protein is encoded by the coding sequence ATGACCGTCAACGCGGTCCTCTTCGACCTCGATAACACGTTCTATCCCTACCCGCCGTGTCACCGGGCGGGGAGCGACGCCGCCCTCGAGACCGCTCGCGACCGCGGCTACGACGTCGATCGCGACTCCTTCGAGGCCCTGTACCGAGACGGGCGCCGCGAGGTGAAACGCGAACTCTCCGGCACGGCCGCCACGCACAACCGATTTTGCTACTTCAAACGCGCCCTCGAGCGGCGCGTCGGCGAGCCGCGGCCGGCCGACGCGCTCGCGCTCGGCGAGGCGTACTGGGAGGCGTACGTCGACGCGATAGCGCTCTTCCCCGGCGTGACGGAGACCCTCGAGACGCTGCGCGAACGGGGGATCGATGTCGGCGTCGTCACGAACCTCACGACGCGCGTGCAACTCGAGAAACTCGCCGCGCTGGGTCTCGAGGAGTCGATCGATCTGCTGTTGACCTCCGAGGAGACGGGCCGCGAGAAGCCCGGATCGGTGATGTTCACGCTCCCACTATCGCGGCTCGGGAGCCGCCCGTCGGAGGCGGTGATGGTCGGCGACGACATCGAGGCGGACGTCGCCGGCGCCAACGCGGTCGGCCTCGAGACGGTGTTGTTCGATCCCGACCTCGACACCGAGAGCGACGGCGACCCGGCGGGCGGCGTCGACCCGCTCGCGGGCGACCGCGAGCCCGACCACCGGATCGACGACTTCGCCGCGGTGCTGGAGGTGATCGAATGA
- a CDS encoding class II aldolase/adducin family protein, which translates to MILESERRAVVDHAPELAALTPGRTGNLSVRDGDAFAVTPTGVPYDSFDVEDVPVVGVDGEHREGRMAPSSEVPMHAAIYRRADVGAIVHTHSPWATAMAVAREPLPPIHYMIVAVGKRVPVAEYAPYGTDDLAANVVAAMDEADATAALIENHGLVVTGADLETALENTHHVESLARLYLQTRAAGLEPRTLSDAQLEAVLERFESYGQ; encoded by the coding sequence ATGATCCTCGAGTCCGAGCGACGAGCGGTGGTCGATCACGCGCCGGAGCTGGCGGCGCTGACGCCCGGACGGACGGGGAACCTGAGCGTCCGCGACGGCGACGCCTTCGCCGTTACGCCGACCGGCGTCCCGTACGATAGTTTCGACGTCGAAGACGTGCCGGTCGTCGGCGTCGACGGCGAGCACCGCGAGGGGCGGATGGCGCCCAGCAGCGAAGTACCGATGCACGCCGCCATCTACCGGCGCGCGGACGTCGGGGCGATCGTCCACACCCACTCGCCGTGGGCGACGGCGATGGCCGTCGCGCGGGAGCCGCTGCCGCCGATCCACTACATGATCGTCGCCGTCGGCAAGCGGGTGCCGGTCGCCGAGTACGCGCCCTACGGGACCGACGACCTCGCCGCGAACGTCGTGGCGGCGATGGACGAGGCCGACGCGACGGCCGCACTGATCGAAAACCACGGGCTGGTCGTCACCGGTGCGGACCTCGAGACCGCCCTCGAGAACACCCACCACGTCGAGAGCCTCGCGCGCCTCTACCTCCAGACGCGCGCGGCCGGCCTCGAGCCGCGGACGCTGTCGGACGCGCAACTCGAGGCGGTCCTCGAGCGGTTCGAGTCCTACGGACAGTAA
- the pyrE gene encoding orotate phosphoribosyltransferase, producing the protein MTNEELIAALREAEAVKFGEFELSHGGTSEYYVDKYLFETDPDCLEAIAAAFAERLDADDKLGGVALGGVPLAAATSVAAGVPYVIARKQRKDYGTANLIEGRLEDGEEVVVVEDIVTTGTSLVEAVEALREAGATVERALVVVDREEGGRENVEDAGVEMEALVTASDLLADRD; encoded by the coding sequence ATGACGAACGAGGAACTCATCGCGGCCCTGCGCGAGGCGGAGGCGGTCAAGTTCGGCGAGTTCGAACTCTCCCACGGCGGCACCAGCGAGTACTACGTCGACAAGTACCTCTTCGAGACCGATCCCGACTGTCTCGAGGCCATCGCCGCGGCCTTCGCCGAGCGACTCGACGCGGACGACAAACTCGGCGGCGTCGCACTCGGCGGCGTTCCCCTCGCCGCGGCGACCAGCGTCGCGGCCGGCGTCCCCTACGTCATCGCACGGAAACAGCGCAAGGACTACGGGACGGCCAACCTGATCGAGGGCCGACTCGAGGACGGCGAGGAGGTCGTCGTCGTCGAGGACATCGTGACGACGGGGACGAGCCTCGTCGAGGCCGTCGAGGCGCTGCGGGAGGCGGGCGCGACCGTCGAGCGCGCGCTGGTCGTCGTCGACCGCGAGGAGGGCGGCCGCGAGAACGTCGAGGACGCCGGCGTGGAGATGGAGGCGCTAGTGACCGCGAGCGACCTGTTGGCCGACCGGGACTGA
- a CDS encoding alpha/beta hydrolase, with protein MTPTRAPEPHPDLRPLLEMLDSQEAPALHELPVEEARAAVADMFADDGDPIAVESVEDRTIDGPAGDLPIRVYRPAGETPRPTICFFHGGGFVVGSVDGYDETCRKLAAETGYTVASVEYRLAPEHPFPAALEDCYAALEWAGEEIETLGGDRDRIVLMGDSAGGNLAAATALLSRDRGGVEPAHQLLIYPITGDITETESYEENGEGFLLERDTMEWFDECYFEREIDRGNVYARPRLAADLSDLPPATVVTAGFDPLRDDGARYVDRLEADGVPVTHYHYDDMIHGFFELFTEPVSLERAQEAHEDVARALERALE; from the coding sequence ATGACACCGACCCGCGCGCCAGAGCCCCATCCGGACCTCAGACCGCTCCTCGAGATGCTCGACTCGCAGGAGGCACCGGCGCTGCACGAGCTGCCGGTCGAGGAGGCGCGCGCGGCGGTCGCCGACATGTTCGCCGACGACGGCGACCCGATCGCCGTCGAGTCGGTCGAGGATCGAACCATCGACGGCCCGGCCGGCGACCTTCCGATCCGCGTCTATCGGCCCGCGGGCGAGACGCCGCGGCCGACGATCTGCTTCTTCCACGGGGGCGGCTTCGTCGTCGGGAGCGTCGACGGCTACGACGAGACGTGTCGGAAACTCGCCGCCGAGACCGGATACACCGTCGCCAGCGTCGAGTACCGGCTGGCGCCCGAACACCCGTTTCCCGCCGCGCTCGAGGACTGCTACGCCGCACTGGAGTGGGCCGGCGAAGAGATCGAGACGCTGGGCGGCGACCGGGATCGCATCGTCCTCATGGGCGACAGCGCCGGCGGCAACCTCGCTGCGGCGACGGCCCTGCTGTCGCGCGACCGCGGCGGCGTCGAACCCGCACACCAGCTGCTGATCTATCCCATCACCGGCGATATCACCGAAACCGAGTCCTACGAGGAGAACGGCGAGGGCTTCCTCCTCGAGCGGGACACCATGGAGTGGTTCGACGAGTGTTACTTCGAGCGCGAGATCGACCGCGGGAACGTCTACGCCCGCCCGCGGCTGGCGGCCGACCTCTCGGACCTCCCGCCGGCGACGGTCGTCACCGCCGGCTTCGATCCGCTGCGCGACGACGGCGCGCGCTACGTCGACCGCCTCGAGGCCGACGGCGTTCCGGTCACACACTACCACTACGACGACATGATCCACGGCTTCTTCGAGCTGTTCACCGAGCCGGTCTCCCTCGAGCGGGCCCAGGAGGCCCACGAAGACGTCGCGCGAGCACTCGAGCGGGCGCTCGAGTGA
- the aglM gene encoding UDP-glucose 6-dehydrogenase AglM, translating into MDVSIIGSGYVGTTIAACLADLGHDVLNVEIDEDIVATINAGEAPIHESGLEERIAEHAGTTLRATTDYDEIRGTDVTFLCLPTPQTDDGGLDLAPMRAGAESLGRTLAEKDGDHLVVVKSTVLPSTTEEVVGPILEEESGRRIGDGLEIAMNPEFLRMSTAVEDFLEPDKVVIGASSEDAAATLRELYAPILGREETDLVETDIREAELIKYANNAFLASKVSLVNELGNIAKEYGADAYEVLEAVGLDDRISDRFMRSGLGWGGSCFPKDVNALRAGAREQGYDPDLLDAVVSVNDEQPRRLVALLGEHVPLEGARVAVLGLSFKPGTDDVRKSRALDVIEHLRERGAEVVAYDPVAIENVRPDYPEIEYADSADAALEGADGAVVATDWPEFDDLAFDGMANRVLVDGRRIDVDRDALEVYEGLTW; encoded by the coding sequence ATGGACGTCTCTATCATCGGCAGCGGCTACGTCGGCACCACCATCGCCGCCTGCCTCGCCGACCTCGGCCACGACGTACTGAACGTCGAGATCGACGAGGACATCGTCGCGACGATCAACGCCGGGGAAGCGCCGATCCACGAGTCGGGCCTCGAGGAGCGCATCGCCGAGCACGCGGGGACGACCCTCCGTGCGACGACGGACTACGACGAGATCCGCGGGACGGACGTCACCTTCCTCTGTCTCCCGACGCCCCAGACCGACGACGGCGGCCTCGATCTGGCACCGATGCGGGCCGGGGCCGAATCGCTGGGGCGGACGCTCGCGGAGAAGGACGGCGACCACCTCGTGGTCGTCAAGAGCACGGTCCTTCCCAGCACTACGGAGGAGGTCGTCGGGCCGATCCTCGAGGAGGAGTCGGGCCGCCGAATCGGCGACGGACTCGAGATCGCGATGAACCCCGAGTTCCTGCGGATGAGCACGGCCGTCGAGGACTTCCTCGAGCCCGATAAGGTCGTGATCGGCGCCTCGAGCGAGGACGCCGCGGCGACCCTCCGGGAGCTCTACGCGCCCATTCTCGGGCGCGAGGAAACGGACCTCGTCGAGACCGATATCCGGGAAGCGGAACTCATCAAGTACGCCAACAACGCCTTCCTCGCGTCGAAGGTCTCGTTGGTCAACGAACTCGGGAACATCGCGAAGGAGTACGGCGCGGACGCCTACGAGGTGCTCGAAGCCGTCGGGCTCGACGACCGCATTTCCGACCGCTTCATGCGCTCCGGGCTGGGCTGGGGCGGCTCCTGTTTCCCGAAGGACGTCAACGCCCTGCGGGCCGGCGCCCGCGAGCAGGGGTACGACCCCGACCTGCTCGACGCCGTCGTCTCGGTCAACGACGAGCAACCCCGCCGGCTCGTCGCCCTGCTCGGCGAGCACGTTCCGCTCGAGGGGGCCCGCGTCGCGGTACTGGGGCTGTCGTTCAAGCCAGGCACCGACGACGTGCGCAAGTCCCGCGCGCTCGACGTGATCGAACACCTGCGCGAGCGCGGCGCCGAGGTCGTCGCCTACGACCCGGTCGCGATCGAGAACGTCCGGCCGGACTACCCCGAGATCGAGTACGCCGACTCCGCGGACGCGGCCCTCGAGGGGGCCGACGGCGCGGTCGTCGCGACCGACTGGCCGGAGTTCGACGACCTCGCGTTCGACGGGATGGCGAACCGGGTGCTGGTCGACGGCCGCCGGATCGACGTCGACCGAGACGCCCTCGAGGTTTACGAGGGGCTCACCTGGTAG
- the aglJ gene encoding S-layer glycoprotein N-glycosyltransferase AglJ, whose amino-acid sequence MGNDAVRADARLSSGDGEVIAMSPETREIAPDEVCVLIPTLDEAATIGDVIDGFREQGYTNVLVADGGSDDGTREIARDRGAHVFVQSGEGKGQAVREAIEYVNVPYVVMLDGDGTYDPADVDAMIEPLSRGYEHVIGNRFADMDDDAMKALNGFGNRMINRSFSVIHGADYEDILSGYRAFTVDSFDRLSIDSDGFTLETELAVECVKHGVDTTVVPISYGARPDESETNLHPIRDGGTIILALYSLAKTNNPLFYFGSFGVGGILLGGAIASYVLWEWVQYQIGHEIMALVSAAAILLGVQLLIFGVLSDMLLSLHREQRRRLEQITRKSRERDDDGR is encoded by the coding sequence ATGGGAAATGACGCGGTTCGCGCGGATGCGAGGCTCTCAAGCGGCGACGGTGAGGTCATCGCTATGAGCCCCGAGACGCGGGAGATCGCTCCCGACGAAGTTTGCGTTCTCATTCCGACCCTCGACGAGGCGGCGACGATCGGCGACGTCATCGACGGCTTTCGCGAACAGGGCTACACGAACGTGCTCGTCGCCGACGGCGGAAGCGACGACGGCACCCGGGAGATCGCCCGCGACCGCGGCGCCCACGTCTTCGTCCAGTCGGGCGAGGGGAAAGGCCAGGCCGTCCGCGAGGCCATCGAGTACGTCAACGTCCCCTACGTGGTGATGCTCGACGGCGACGGGACCTACGATCCCGCCGACGTCGACGCCATGATCGAGCCCCTCTCGCGGGGGTACGAGCACGTGATCGGCAACCGGTTCGCCGATATGGACGACGACGCGATGAAGGCGTTGAACGGCTTCGGCAACCGGATGATCAACCGCTCGTTCAGCGTCATTCACGGCGCCGACTACGAGGATATCCTCTCGGGGTACCGAGCGTTCACCGTCGACTCGTTCGACCGGCTCTCGATCGACTCGGACGGCTTCACCCTCGAGACGGAGCTCGCCGTCGAGTGCGTCAAACACGGCGTCGACACGACCGTCGTGCCGATCAGTTACGGCGCCCGCCCCGACGAGTCGGAAACGAACCTCCACCCGATCAGGGACGGCGGCACGATCATCCTCGCACTGTACTCGCTGGCCAAGACGAACAACCCGCTGTTTTACTTCGGCAGTTTCGGCGTCGGGGGAATCCTCCTGGGCGGTGCGATCGCGTCGTACGTCCTCTGGGAGTGGGTGCAGTATCAGATCGGCCACGAGATCATGGCGCTGGTCTCCGCGGCCGCGATCTTGCTGGGCGTCCAGTTGCTCATCTTCGGCGTCCTCTCGGATATGCTTCTCTCGCTCCACCGCGAGCAGCGGCGCCGTCTCGAGCAGATCACCCGCAAGAGCCGCGAGCGAGACGACGACGGACGATAG
- a CDS encoding ribbon-helix-helix domain-containing protein has protein sequence MTEYTTVSIPKDLADRVEETIDGTSFQSTSDLVRFLLRSIVIQHQKEGELTEAEFEEITEQLRGLGYLE, from the coding sequence ATGACCGAATATACCACGGTCTCGATCCCGAAGGATCTGGCAGACCGCGTCGAGGAGACGATCGACGGCACCAGCTTCCAGAGCACGAGCGATCTCGTCCGGTTCCTGCTCCGGAGCATCGTCATCCAGCACCAGAAGGAGGGCGAACTCACCGAAGCCGAGTTCGAAGAGATCACCGAACAGCTGCGCGGACTCGGCTATCTCGAGTAG
- a CDS encoding VOC family protein, whose product MLTGLSWLALEAKYLEPARSFYEETLALSCTEERAEEFVFAAGETDLVVRRPEAVPRGGLHTHYAFSIPDDEYDDWWDRLSAQYDLEEAQFGPAKSLYLYDPDGNCVELGQQGVEGPGIDGIFEVVLEVEDLDHAESFYAALGFETVDDGDARKRVRMNGPMALELWEPHLGIADARGGVHVDLGFESTEPTAALEAVSDRVSHVDRVDDEEVVVRDPDGHFLTFTT is encoded by the coding sequence ATGCTCACCGGGCTGTCCTGGCTCGCCCTCGAGGCGAAGTACCTCGAGCCGGCGCGGTCGTTCTACGAGGAGACGCTGGCACTGTCCTGCACCGAGGAGCGCGCGGAGGAATTCGTCTTCGCCGCCGGCGAGACGGACCTCGTGGTTCGCCGGCCCGAGGCCGTCCCGCGGGGCGGGCTGCACACCCACTACGCGTTCTCGATCCCCGACGACGAGTACGACGACTGGTGGGACCGCCTGAGCGCCCAGTACGACCTCGAGGAAGCCCAGTTCGGTCCCGCGAAGTCGCTGTACCTGTACGATCCCGACGGCAACTGCGTCGAACTCGGCCAGCAGGGCGTCGAGGGGCCCGGTATCGACGGCATCTTCGAGGTCGTCCTCGAGGTCGAGGACCTCGATCACGCGGAGTCGTTCTACGCCGCGCTGGGGTTCGAGACGGTCGACGACGGCGACGCCCGCAAACGGGTCCGAATGAACGGTCCGATGGCCCTGGAGCTCTGGGAGCCCCACCTCGGCATCGCCGACGCCCGCGGCGGCGTCCACGTCGATCTGGGGTTCGAGAGCACCGAACCGACCGCAGCGCTCGAGGCGGTCAGCGACCGCGTCAGTCACGTCGATCGCGTCGACGACGAGGAAGTCGTCGTCAGGGATCCCGACGGCCATTTCCTGACGTTCACGACGTAG